From a single Mobula birostris isolate sMobBir1 chromosome 13, sMobBir1.hap1, whole genome shotgun sequence genomic region:
- the LOC140207140 gene encoding uncharacterized protein, with the protein MAHQRVHTGERPFTCSDCGKGFTCSSKLKVHQRVHTAERDFSCSGCGKGFTQSSYLQRHQSVHTGERPFTCSDCGKTFTQSSHLQIHQRVHTGEKLFTCSDCGKGFTQSSSLLAHHSVHTGERPFTCSDCGKEFTWSSELLTHQSVHTAVWPFTCSVCGKGFTRSSHLQSHQRVHTGEKLFTCSDYGKRFTQPSTLLAHQSVHNGERPFTCSDRG; encoded by the coding sequence atggctcaccagcgagttcacaccggggagcggccgttcacctgctcggactgtgggaagggattcacttgttcatctaaactgaaggtacatcagcgagttcacactgcagagagggATTTCTCCTGCTCaggttgtgggaagggattcactcagtcatcctacctacagagacaccagtcagttcacaccggggagaggccattcacctgctcagactgtgggaagacattcactcagtcatcccacctacagattcaccaacgagttcacactggggagaagctgttcacctgctcagactgcgggaagggattcactcagtcatcctccCTATTGGCACACcattcagttcacactggggagaggccgttcacctgctcagactgtgggaaggaattcacttggtcatctgaacTACttacacaccagtcagttcacactgcggtgtggccattcacctgctcagtctgtgggaagggattcactcggtcatcccacctacagagtcaccaacgagttcacactggggagaagctgttcacctgctcagactatggaaagagattcactcagccatccaccctattggcacaccagtcagttcataatggggagaggccattcacctgctcagaccgTGGgtag